ACTGAAGAGCGACCGAGGCGTCGATCTGGGATAGTTGTGGTTCTAAAACTACAACACCGTTTTGGATTACAATGTTCATACACCTAGTATAGGGGGGTATACCGGATATCTTCAATGATAATCCCTAGGGCCCCGTCATTCTCAGGGGGCTGACCCTGGAAGAACCAAAGATTGGTGTGCAGATGAGGGGTTGCGGGAACGGGGACAGGATTTCCAGTGATGGTTTTTTTCCAAATCCAGGATTCGCTGTCCTGAGTTTCTTCAAGATGTACTGAAAAATCCACCTTACCCGGGTGCCATTGAAACTCTAGGACGAAGGTTCCCCACTGGCGTGGAGGTAATGTTGAGATGGAATTACCTTCCTTGGAGCTTGGCTGGATCGAAACGTGCACCCAGGGAGTTCCTGGGGAGCCAAAGTAGCCCAGTTCAATATCGATTTCTGAATGGTACTGGGATGGGTTTTGGTCATAGGTAAAAAAGCCGAAAATCAACCGACTATCCAGCCCCGGTTCGTCAATCCGGAGGCGGATCCGATAGGAACCATAGCCCACGGGCTCTTGGCTGATTATCTCGGTGGAGAACCATCGGTTCCGGGAGGGGTGTTTTACCGCGGATAGCTGCAACTCATTTCGTTGAGATTGCTGGATACCCTCTATTTCTTGAGGCATTAACAAGGCCACACCGTCCCCATCCATAAAATAATTGGGTCCTGGACCCTCCTTCCCCTGGGATCGTCGAACCGTCCATTGAGTACCTGCAAAGCTGATTGTACGTTCCTGGGTATACGCCGGTTCCACGGTACCTCCAAGAAGACCAACAACTGCCAGAACGAAAGTGATAAGTCTAACCTTCTGGTTCCCCTGTACATCCATGGGTTATGACTCCCCGGTTAGGCTTATCTGGTGTGTTTGGAAGTGTACTCTGCCCTGGCGATACTCCCGAGTGTACTGGTACCCCAGGCGCCACCCGTCCCAAGGCTTGATGCCGAAGCCGCCGAATACCGATACCTTGGTTTGAGGACCCTCCGCTCGGGGCAAAATTGATCCGAAATTTCCTCCGGCTGTTATATCAAGCCAAGAAACGGGAGCGAGTCGTACCCAACCGGCAACAGTGAGGTCTGTGGGCTCCAAGGCTGAGAATCCGGCGTATCCGCGTAGGGTCGCATTCAACCAAGATAATCCCGTAAGGGTGGCCCCACCGCTTACCAGGAGGCTTCTGTTGCCTTGGGGAATAAAGTCCCAGCTCCCGGAAAGGGATGCCATGAGGTAATACGTAGCTTGTTCAAAGAAGAGATCCATGTACAACTGGTTGTGTACAATCCTTTCGGAACTCAAGCCGATTCCCCAACGGGCGGTAGAATAAAATGGTCCGCCCCACACCCACAGAGCCCCCATTTCCACGGTATGGCGGTACCAATTCCCCCGGTCCGCTCTAGCTAGGGATGTGTAGAGCTTCAGGCTGTTCACTGGAATGTATACATATGCCAGATTGTCGCTGAATACTATTCCATCGTCCTTGGGCATTAAGTCCTGGGTTATGCCGAACTGTACCTGCCCGATAACCGGACTGGTTCCCAGAGCTATGCATGCGGTCAGAACCAATACATACATCCGGGATCGATACCTATTCAAAAGTGACCCCCTGTGTGTTCTTCTCGTATCCTTGTTCAAGTATGGGGCATGACTCTGGGATTCGCAACGTCCTGGGTGAAACCTCAGACCTCGTCTAATTCCAGGCTGGGCAGATTCCGGATGGTCAGGGGGTGCACCGCCCCGGGGCCGATCCCCGCCTCCATTCGGATCTGGAAGTCGGGCCACAGATCTCGGGGCACATAGGCCTGGATGGTACCCCCGAAACCCCCGCCGTGCACCCGGCTGACCACCCTGTTCTCCCAGGGCGGCTGGCTTGTAAGGAGTAGCGCCAGGGCGTAGTCCTGGTTTTCCCTCTGGTCTACCACGTTCTGCAGGTACTCGAAGGAGCTATGGCCTGATTCCCGGACCAGGGCCAAAAATGCCTCTATATTCGGTTTCCTAACGTGGGTTGATTCTCCAAGGCCGGTTTCTTGACCCTCCTTGGATGGGGGGGGCGCCATTGGGAATTCCGGTTCTTCCGCGGCTCCCCTTGGAGTAGCGCTTGTTCCTCCTGAAATACCGTCAGCACCCGCTGCGGCGTCCGTGCCTCCGCGAAAAACGGTCCCGGTCCCAGGTCGATTGATCCCCGGGGCATCCCCCGCGAGGCTCTGGAACATCCGGGTAACCCGCTGGTTCTCCTGGAAAAAATGTCCGGCCCGGCAGAGGGCCCTTCCGGGCAGCCGGGTGCGCAGGTCAGGTAGAGCCGTCCAGAAATCCCGGGGATCTATCTGCCCCAGTACCTCCCGCCCCAGGGCCTGAGCCACCAGTTTCATCTCCCGGGGAATGGCAGCGTAGTCGGCTGTCCCGGCGCTGTGGTCGCTTTGGGTGTCAACAATGCAGAGTTGGTACCCCAGGGCGTTAAAATCCACCTCCAGCCCCTGGATGCCCGGATTCTGGGGATCGGCGAAATCCAGCATAGCCAGGCCTCCCAGGCTGCAGGCAAGCTGGTCCATGAGCCCGCTGGGTTTACCGAAAAACCGGTTTTCGGCGAACCTTCCGCACAGCGCCCGCCCCACGGCTCCGAGCTTGCCGGCGTTGTAAAGTCTATCGAGGATGGTAGCCAAGAGTACCTCGATGCAGGCTGAGCTGGATAATCCCGATCCGGGCAGGACGCGGCTGTCCACCGTGGCATAGAATCCCCCCAGATTCAGGTTCTGATTGCTAAACCAGGCAGCAGTACCGCGGATCAGGGCTTCGGTGGTTCCCTCCTCTGCCCTTTGGGGATCAAGATTCCCCAGATCGAGATGGTATTCCCGGTTCAGGGTGGTGCTCGTCAGGATGCAGCGCAGATCACCCGTGCCCAGGGGGGTAACGGCGGCCACGGCGTCCAGGGTTACCGAACCGGCCAGCACCCGGCCGTGGTTGTGGTCGGTATGGTTTCCCCCGATTTCCGTGCGCCCCGGGGTGGAAAAGAGGCGGATCTCCCCCGCGGCGCCGAAGCGGTCCCGGTGGCGGGAAACAAGGTCCGCATACCGCCTGCGCTGCCCGGCCGTCTCATCGTCTGGGTAGAGCCGTTGCAGGCTTTGATCCAGGGTGCCCCGGGTTATGTAGGTTTCCAGGTCCTGGGGGGTTCGGGGAATCGACATGGTGGTTATCCTTTCGGGGTGGAATTGTTAGGGTGATTCGAATGCTCCCGGTAGTGCACCTCCTCCTGGGACCGGAGAATTTCAGCACTCTGCTCCGGGGTTATATCCCGTTGGGGCATCGCCAAAAGCTCATACCCCACCATAAACTTTTTCACATCAGCACTGCGCAGCAAGGGCGGCAGGTAGTGCATATGAAATGTCCAATGGTCCATATTCCCCGAGTTTACCGGGGCCTGATGCAGACCCATGGAGTAGGGGAAGTCGGTTTGAAAGAGGTTGTCATACCGGATACCCAGGCGGCGGATAAGGTCAGCCAGGGCGGTAATCTGGGATTCGGTACATTCCCGGATGTCCCGGATCTGGGTTTTCGGCAGCACCATGGTTTCGTAGGGCCAGACAGCCCAGTAGGGAACCAGGGCTGCAAACTCATCGTTCTGGCAGACAATCCGTTCCCCGGTTTCCAGCTCCCGGGCCAGGTAATCCATGAGCAGATTGCTGCCGTGTTCTCCGCGGTAGGCCCGCTGTCTACTGTCCTCCCTGGCCGGGATGTCCGGCAGGCAATCCTCTGCCCATATCTGGCCGTGGGGATGGGGATTTGAGCATCCCATGGTACTGCCGTGGTTTTCGAAGATTTGAATGTGGCGGATCCACCGGTGGCCTGCCAGTTCCTCGTATTCATCCCGCCAGAGCCCCACAACCCCTTCAACCTCTCCCTGACTCATCCGCGGCAGGGTTAGGTCGTGGCGGGGACTAAAGCAGATAACCTTGCAGATTCCCCGTTCTGCCTGGGCCTGAAACAACCCGGCTTGGATATTACCCAGGGGGGTATCGGCCAGAAGAGCCGAATAGTCGTTTACAAAGCTGTAGGTTTCGGTATACCGGGGATTCTCAGCTCCCCCGGCCCGGGTGTTCCCCGGACATAGGTAACAGCCCGGGTCGTAGGAGGGGCGGTTCTCCGGGACGGCGGATTCCCTGCTTCCCTGCCAGGGGCGTTTGGTCCGGTGGGGGCTGACCTTCACCCATTCTCCGCTTAGGGGGTTAAATCGCCGGTGGGGCTGGCTGTAAAGCTTCTCCATGCAAACTCCTTGTTCATGGGTGATCATAGTGCGCAAACGATTGTAACTTTTCATGCCCTAGACACCATCCCTGGGCCTGGTTCCCGGGATGAGCCGCTATATCTGGTGTAGGTTACAACCTTTTGCGCACTATAAATACGTATGCCAATGTACGCGTGTACATTATAGGGGCCTTTGGGAAATTCTGCAAGCCCGCTGGGACAGCCGGAAAAACCCGGGGACTTTTTTATGCATTTGAGCTACCATAGGCGGATGAAACCGGACCGCGATGCCGTGGCCCGGCGGGCCGGGGTCAGTTCTGCCACGGTGAGCCGGGTGTTCAACAATCCAGATTCTGTAAGTCCCGAACGCAGAAGCCGGGTATTAGCTGCGGCCCGTGCCCTGGGCTACCGGCCGAACAAGTACGCCTCTGCCCTGGCTCGGAGCGGATCCGGGCAGATTCTGTTTTTAGACGGCAATAAGCTTGCCGCCCACGACCGTCCCAACGCGGCGTTTTACGCTTCCATGTACCGTCAGAGTCTCCTGGCGGTTCTCGAGGTCCTTCAGGACAGCCCCTACCATCTGGTCATAGACGGAGAGTGTTCCGGGGTGCAGGGGGCGGAATATGAGGGCATTATCGTGTACGATGCGGATACCCCGGAGCAAATAGAAGCTCTCTCCGCTCCGGGATTGCCCTTGGTGTTCGGCCACCACCTTCGGGGACTGCCCGGGGGGCGTGCCTGGGGGTACGGGGTGGACAATGAGGCGGGAGGATTTCTGGCGGCCCGGAAGCTCTTGGATCTGGGCCATAGGCGGATAGCCTATATCACCGGCGGATTATCGGAGATTAGCAGTCATAGAGACCGGCTCCGGGGCTTTTATTCTGCCATGGAACAAGCGCCCCCGGATGCCACTCCGGGGTTGTTTCCCGGGAACCCGGGCAATCAGGCCCTACCCGATCCTCGGAAGACCCAATGCAGCCTTCTTGAAGTAGAGGTGGGACCCCGGGGAGGAAGACAGGCGGCTAGGGATCTCCGATCCCGTATTCAGCGGGGGCAGATAACCGCCCTGGGGGTGGTTAACGATGTAACCGCTTTCGGACTGGTTCAGGAGTTGCTGACCCTGGGGATCCGGATACCCCGAGATGTATCAGTTATCGCCTTTGATAATCTGCCCATTTTGGATCTGCTGCCCCTGCGGCTGGCGACCTTGGATCTCTGTCTGGCCGAGGTCTACCGTAAGGCCGGCCAG
The DNA window shown above is from Spirochaeta lutea and carries:
- a CDS encoding galactokinase, giving the protein MSIPRTPQDLETYITRGTLDQSLQRLYPDDETAGQRRRYADLVSRHRDRFGAAGEIRLFSTPGRTEIGGNHTDHNHGRVLAGSVTLDAVAAVTPLGTGDLRCILTSTTLNREYHLDLGNLDPQRAEEGTTEALIRGTAAWFSNQNLNLGGFYATVDSRVLPGSGLSSSACIEVLLATILDRLYNAGKLGAVGRALCGRFAENRFFGKPSGLMDQLACSLGGLAMLDFADPQNPGIQGLEVDFNALGYQLCIVDTQSDHSAGTADYAAIPREMKLVAQALGREVLGQIDPRDFWTALPDLRTRLPGRALCRAGHFFQENQRVTRMFQSLAGDAPGINRPGTGTVFRGGTDAAAGADGISGGTSATPRGAAEEPEFPMAPPPSKEGQETGLGESTHVRKPNIEAFLALVRESGHSSFEYLQNVVDQRENQDYALALLLTSQPPWENRVVSRVHGGGFGGTIQAYVPRDLWPDFQIRMEAGIGPGAVHPLTIRNLPSLELDEV
- a CDS encoding LacI family DNA-binding transcriptional regulator, translated to MKPDRDAVARRAGVSSATVSRVFNNPDSVSPERRSRVLAAARALGYRPNKYASALARSGSGQILFLDGNKLAAHDRPNAAFYASMYRQSLLAVLEVLQDSPYHLVIDGECSGVQGAEYEGIIVYDADTPEQIEALSAPGLPLVFGHHLRGLPGGRAWGYGVDNEAGGFLAARKLLDLGHRRIAYITGGLSEISSHRDRLRGFYSAMEQAPPDATPGLFPGNPGNQALPDPRKTQCSLLEVEVGPRGGRQAARDLRSRIQRGQITALGVVNDVTAFGLVQELLTLGIRIPRDVSVIAFDNLPILDLLPLRLATLDLCLAEVYRKAGQGLRDRIRRTVPGGSEPDGPGRGAADLIRPVYIPGDSLAPPASGGGRDE
- a CDS encoding glycoside hydrolase family 16 protein, whose translation is MDVQGNQKVRLITFVLAVVGLLGGTVEPAYTQERTISFAGTQWTVRRSQGKEGPGPNYFMDGDGVALLMPQEIEGIQQSQRNELQLSAVKHPSRNRWFSTEIISQEPVGYGSYRIRLRIDEPGLDSRLIFGFFTYDQNPSQYHSEIDIELGYFGSPGTPWVHVSIQPSSKEGNSISTLPPRQWGTFVLEFQWHPGKVDFSVHLEETQDSESWIWKKTITGNPVPVPATPHLHTNLWFFQGQPPENDGALGIIIEDIRYTPLY
- a CDS encoding UDP-glucose--hexose-1-phosphate uridylyltransferase, which translates into the protein MEKLYSQPHRRFNPLSGEWVKVSPHRTKRPWQGSRESAVPENRPSYDPGCYLCPGNTRAGGAENPRYTETYSFVNDYSALLADTPLGNIQAGLFQAQAERGICKVICFSPRHDLTLPRMSQGEVEGVVGLWRDEYEELAGHRWIRHIQIFENHGSTMGCSNPHPHGQIWAEDCLPDIPAREDSRQRAYRGEHGSNLLMDYLARELETGERIVCQNDEFAALVPYWAVWPYETMVLPKTQIRDIRECTESQITALADLIRRLGIRYDNLFQTDFPYSMGLHQAPVNSGNMDHWTFHMHYLPPLLRSADVKKFMVGYELLAMPQRDITPEQSAEILRSQEEVHYREHSNHPNNSTPKG